From the Drosophila willistoni isolate 14030-0811.24 chromosome 2L unlocalized genomic scaffold, UCI_dwil_1.1 Seg168, whole genome shotgun sequence genome, the window GAATACTTTATGCAGACAGACGAGGAGAAGCAACGACATCTGCCCATTGTGATGCCCATGTTCGATCGTGCCACATGCAGCATACCAAAGAGCCAGATTGGTTTCATCGAATACATCATACAGGACATGATGCATGCCTGGGAGAGTAAGTGTTTTTTTCATGCCGTAGATCCATTTATAACAAGTCCTATCCACCTGTCCTTCTAGGCTTCATTGACATGCCCCAGCTCATAACCTACATGCAGATCAACTACTCACAATGGAAAAAATATGACGAGCAAGGCGTCAACACGTTGGCCGACATAATGGCCAAGCAGCCGCCCGTGGGTAACAAACTGACCAACTCCAAATAGCATACGGCCTTCCGGAGATTATTCTCGGGTCTACTGAAGCCTTTGCCGGCCCAGGCGCCGGCCACATCCACAATTGGCGAGACGACGGAAATGGAGGATGTGCTATAGtgtcaaattggcggctggcGTCGCAGTCTCTCGGTCTAGCCACAACCTATAACCAACTAACgacccacccacccacacacaaacatatcTCGGACTAACCCAGCTAATGCCAGCTCCTGCTGCCCCCTAGGCAAATGGAAAGCGGGAGGGAAAGGCTAAATGCAAAAACGGTGCCCTTTGGTGTCACAAACCTTTGaagagcaaaacaaaaaaattataataactaaaaactgaaaatgaaatatgtaaGCTAAATGTTATTGGGCTGGACTCAAAATTTAGTGTTTAAAACGAAAAGcatcacaaaagaaaaagaacaacaacagaactaatgtatgtatgtatgtatgtcatgtatatgtatgtaaactAAAGTGCGtgcgcatgtgtgtgtgtctcctGTCTGTATAAGTGTTAACGTGTTTAGGctaaattcaaacaaaaagaaaggggAGTAGAAGAAAACTAACCAAATTATACATAGGTGTTTAGTCCACATGGCGTGCGCGTGCGCTCATCAAGTACCTAGTTAGAAATGGCTTAACGATCTGTCGAATCGGTCAACGCCAGCCTATACTCTATAGTCATCCAACATCCAAAATCCGACTCCAACCTGCCTAGCCCATCCGAGGTCAGTTTCATGAAGACAATCTCTTTTCGAAAAGCATCTGTGAGCAATGTTCACACAGCCGTTCGGAAGGCACAAAGCAACTCGGGCAAACTGTGGGAGACTGTGGGATATCCTtgatttacatatgtatacataaatatttaattgttataAACCAATTACCAATTCGAATGCACATTTGAGACATGTGAAATTTAATGGGGCCCTCTTTATCTTATTGATAGTATCAAtaaactactactactactactaccgACTTCATAAGTAACCTCTACCAACCCAactacctatgtatgtatgtatctaccTACCTAACTAACTATCTATCCTATCCTGTCCTATTCTAAGCATCTAAGGTATGAGAAATCAAACTATGTTTAATAGTTAAGAAAATCCtttttgaaatcttttttatCTAATTGACTGAACaaattacatatacatatacacatacacacatatacatatacatttatgtatatacatagttaaAAGCAAATCGATAATACGTTCTTGTTAATGCAAaataactatatatacatatatattcataacAAAAAGAATGAGagataaataataataaaaataaaagaaaaacaatatacaatatttatACAACTTTTAcgataaaaattatatatactatatatatgtatgcaaatGCTATCGATATCGGGCATCAGCATCAGTTATTTACATAGTTACAGTTAAATTTTGTTATATGtgttaacaaaaacaaaaacaaaaaaaaagaaattcctTTCATCTCGTGCTTGAGCattttttgataaacaaaaaaattatacaaaaattattatagcaAAATACCAACCAGAAACCAACTCTAGGTCCAAATGTTGAAGCCAAAGGTCATTGTGATCGAGAAGGGCGGGGGGCCATTAACCCGACCCCGGTTCCCGCCTCTTCCCATTTCTGCTTCAGCAATGTTTAAATCTTTTTCTATATCACAATGTATTCAACTCAATCTCAGTCAagttttgaattcaaattcaGACCTAGAAGATTGACTCGAAACAGGAGCGATTTAAAGTATTTATGTGGTACACATATTTATACCTAATTGTTGttaatgtgtgtgtatatgtgcgtgcgtttgtttgtttgtttaattgtATGTGTTTAATATTTACGAACATGATGATCTTTaagacaaatttcaatcagcagaatatttcattttcaaatacaaataaaaatggcGCTCTTAAAGCAaatggcaaataaataaattctatatattatacggtcctatatacatatacaaataactacttacatatatatatttctaaacacacaacaacaacaacaacaaagaaatcTTTACATAAAACTATGTACATTTGTTACTACATCTGTTTGCTCCTTGCAGGTTAAGGATTCTAAATGTTAAGATTTAGTCAAATTtattgtaaaagaaaaacaaaataaaaaaaaaaaaaaacaaagaaaagaagagaagaaaacaaataatacaaacaaaaaaaatcaataaaaataaaaattatctacaaaaaaaaaaaacaaaaacaaagtttcgaaagtgaaatttttctgtttcttttttcggtCAAGGTTAAAGTTTTAAGTTAATCGATTCATATACAAACTAAATCTGATTGTCAAAGAATCAAAATATGTGTATTTACTCATCAATATTCCAGTCACTCAAGCCATTTAATGGGAACATTCCATGCCCATTGTTAATGCATCCAAATGACTTGCTTAAACAATTTGAAGCTCGAGTTGTGGCGACATAATTTCACCTGATTCAAAATTGACTTGTCAAAAGGTACACAGAAACCCAGCCCAGCACCTAAAACTTTCTTTTGAGATCCGACAAAGAAAGTCTTACAGCACAGCAAGAGATGACCAGAAACGGGTCTGGTTACGACCATAAACAAAACTCTGCTCATACCAATACACAGGCCCAATGCCTAATTATATAATGAAAAATCGCTCGAGACGACATCGTGAGTTATAGTTTAATCTTCATATTATTGCCACTCCACTCACATTCACATCACTCATATCGAACGGTGAGAGAAATTCTGGTCCGATCGCTTGCGAATGTTCAAGCTCGGCTCAATACATTTGCGTCAGTCAGCGAGATCGGTTCAGTTCGATTCGAGTCGATACGATGCCACAGTCGAGTTTCTTTGCCAAGAGCGTTCCCTTTGACCAGATCGATAAGTTAGCCATTACCGGTGGCTACTCCTCGATTTATGCCGCCCAACAGCCGAATCTTACAGTCGTTGGGAATTGGGAGCAACGTTTCTGTCGCCTGGCCGATACCTTTCAGCCGGTGCTGGATCGGGTTTACAATTTTGAGGTGCGTGAGGACGATGTGTGGATTGTTACCTTGCCAAAATGTGGCACAACTTGGATGCAGGAGTTAGCCTGGCTGCTGATAAATGACTGTGACTTTAAAACGGCCAAAGAGGTGGATCTTACATTGCGTTCGCCTTTCCTCGAGTTCAACGGCGTCGTCCAAAATGTGCCCCATGACACCATTGAAGCGGCCGATGCCTTGAGCTCCCCACGTCTGATCAAATCGCATTTGCCCGCCTGGCTGCTCCCACATCAGATCTGGAGCAAGAAACCCAAAATCATCTATGTCTATCGCAATCCCAAGGACGCAGCCATATCGTATTTCCATCACTGGCGCGGCATGGTTGGCTATCAGGGTACCAAGGCGGACTTCATGCACTCCTTTATCGATGGTTATGTGAACTTTACGCCCTGTTGGCCCCACATCCTGGACTTTTGGCAATTGCGGCACGAGGCCCACGTCTTCTTCACTAGCTATGAGCAGATGAAGGAAAATTTGGGTGAGGTTATCACAGAGGTGGCCAGATTCCTGAAACGCAACATCAGTCCCAGGCAAGTGCAACATCTGACAGAGCATTTGTCGTTCGAGAGTATGCGCGACAATCCTGCCTGCAACCATGTCAAGGAATTCGAGAGCATGAAGGCGGCTACTGGCCGTGAGGTCGAGGAATTTAGGTAAGCGCTGCTCAAGATTCTCACAATTCAAATACAATCAGAGTTATCTCACACAGGTTTGTTCGTCGCGGCGTTGTGGGCAGTCACAAGGATGAGCTCACCGCCGACTTAATCGGCGAGTTCGATTTATGGTCGGACGTCAATTTGAGGGACTACAAATTGCATATAGATGACTTTGCCAATTACAGCAAATACAATAGCaagtaatttttaaattgtttttttgctgttttaaTGTTATTGTTGAACCAAGTAGCAGTAAGCCCATagtgatatatgtatgtatgtatatttaaatacttaataaataaataaagagcATGGCTTCACCCGAGTGCGCATTGCATACAATCAGACTTTTTATCAGCTCCACAACTATCTTCTAACTAAGAGAGCGAAAGCTGACTCTCTTTAGAAATCGAATTGGGGACAATGCACCTGATAAGCAGTCCCACACGAGACGTAACGCAATCTCTTTCTATATTTCATGAAAATAAAGAGAGCTTCTACACCTACTCTACCGCTACCCTTTAGAAAACCTGGAGAATTAAACAAGTCGGCATACAATATGCGAATTTTCAGAAGAGACTCAACTCAATACTAACAAACAACCAACTATCAACTTACTAACGAATAAAAAGAACTCACAAATTCTCAAAGAGGAATTTCTTCAAGTGTAGTAACAAGCAAAATCTATGACAAGTATTGCGAATACAACATTGGAAAACTCAAGTTGTTGCATGATCAGCCAAGACaaagttttcaattaattGCACTTAATTTAATGTTAAGTGTGTGCTTTAGAAAAGATGtgagaagactcaaaattcaatttgtgaTTCTGACTCGACTTTTTTGAAGCATTGTCAGTAATCAATTTTGACCTTTAGTAATTCATTTAAGAGAAAGACAGAATGACTTCGTCCTTTTTCCCTACCTTTAGAAGACATCCTGAAAAATGTAAACCACTCAAATGTTTAGGATAAATtgcaaataatatttgaactgagtttttatttatgttgtGAATAGGTCCAAAAGTTACAAAGCCTAGGAATACATTATTATTACTTCCAAAGTAAACAATTTTACTGCCAAATTTGGAAATTCGATCATCTCTATgggagatatatgtatatacatatatatatcattgATGTATTGACCAATCGCACCTGTAAAAGCTTAACAACATAGTGTTCCGATACGCTTGAGTCTAATATACAATGCCTGCAGTATGTAAAGACCTATGGAATTTCAGTAGTACAGCTGATCCAGAGGGGAGGAGAGGGTCTATATGAACTCATCTCATCTTATTGTTCATATACAGTCAGGACAACATTTCTTCGTACAATAGAAATTCAAAAAGTATTTCGTTTTATAAATAGAATTCAgactaattaaaaaaaaatcatacaaTATTATTTGGATATTGTTTTTAGAACTAATTCAAAGCAGTGTGATCTTTTTGCAAAATGAAAGTTTTGAAATCGAGACCAAGTTTTGATATCCAGCCTCATGATAGCAGTTCGAATAGTTTAATGACAGTCATCTCTTTTCATTTTATCATGGACACATTTGCCGAGTTCTATCGAGGTCACTCTATAGAATAgaacaagaatatatatgttttataagGTCGGAAGCGTCTCCTCCTCtgcgttacaaacatttgaccaatttcaattttcaaaaatttgaatgtaCGGATGAATGTTGTGCAGTCAGTAGGTACAATGTGCTTTGTTAGACAATACTCCGAATCTTCGAGACCTAAGGTTTATAGACCACTCATTCTCACCATGGGAGTGCAGGGTATTATGATGATTGTCCGCCCAATAAAAGCTTCTTTTCTATTTAAGAGAGGCAGGCCAAAGAGATCACGAACGAACGCTGCTATCAGAAGTGTCGAGAATGAACAAAAGGTCTGTTATTGTATCACAATTCTGTAATAAGTCGTGTTATCTccaattattttgttttaattatcaGTGTGTTTGTATGCCATTTTTAGTAAATAGTCGTATTGTGTGTATATCTTAAAAGGTACCAAGTTTAgtaaaaaaactaaagtgCTTGTAAGAGGAAGCGAGGGAGCTAAACAGCAggtgaaaacaaaattaattattttattcgGTTTTGTAAATTTGACATAGTGGGTGAATGGTGTGCCGAAGTCGTTGCGACAACTTACTTCGTTTTTCTTGTGTGAAAAAGTTTGAATCAAACTCTCAGTAATTATATGCAATGGAACGCGAACTGGTAATACCCAAAAGCTATCCCATAAACTTGATCGACAAGGACTGGAGCAAGCGTGAATTGTATTTTAAGAAAGATTCCAAGGATTTTTTAGACAAAGTTCATGATTTGAAAGTAAGAGATGATGATGTTTGGATTGTAACTTATCCAAAGTGTGGCACTACCTGGATGCAAGAGTTGCTGTGGCTACTCATGAACGATTGTGACTTTGAGACCGCCTTGGCCACAGATCAAGAGATACGCAGTCCATTCATGGAGTACGTATTCGGAGAAATTAACCACTTTTAGgggaaaaatgtaaaattaacATATATTTCAGATTTGGTTTCTATACATACGGAGATGCAGATGGAGCTATTCAGACATTAGAGGATCTTAGCTCACCTCGTCTAATTAAAACTCATCTTCCCTTGGCCTTGTTGCCGGCTCAGCTTTGGCAGAAGAAGGCGAAAGTGGTTTATGTCTCCAGAAATCCGTTGGATGCATTGGTCTCTAGCTATTACCATGGACTGTCATGGGGTTTTTATTATGGCCAAACAATGGATCAATTTTTTGAGAACGAAATACTGCGGAAAAGATTAGTTGAGGAAACCCCCATTGCCCATTTCGCCGAGTTTTATCGGATAAGGCATAGGCCGTGGATTTACTATACTAGTTTTGAGAATATGAAGGACAATCTACGTGGCGTGATCGAGAATGTCGCTGAATTCCTAAATAAACCTATAACACATGAGCACATGGAACGCCTTCTAAAGCATTTATCATTCGAACAAATGAAAAGTCAGTTGGGCGAACTGTAATATGTACCCTTTTAATGAATGTATTATCTCTCATAGACAATCCAACCACCAACCACCTGTGGGAACGAAAGATTGTTAACCATCCGAATGCTGGGAAAGAAGATCACAAGTAAGATCATCACTCTACATAAATACGTGTGTACCTAGTCATAATGATAAGACTACAACCGTCTGTATTTTCGTTAGATTTGTTCGTCGTGGCAAGGTGAATGGCTACAAAGATGAACTGAAGCCTGACATGATTGATAAGATAAATTGCTTTATCAATGCAGAACTTCAGAAACATGATGTAACACTAGAAAATATCTTACTGCTGAAGAAAGAATAGTAGTCTACATTATTAAATTATCTttgcaaaattaaattacatttaaaaaaacaaaaaatgtgtaaTAAATGTTGTAaagtatatttaatttatatagttAACTAGTTTTACTTGTgagtataaaaataataagttTCTATATTGAGTAGGGCTTAGGCTGTGGATGTCTCCACTTTCTTGGCATTGTCCTCCTTGGAAGAGGGACCAGTCTGTGTGATTTGCACTAGGCGTTCAGTCGATGGAGGCGGCAGTTGCTTCATCGGCGCGGTTATGGTCAGAAGACCATCCGAGGACAAGGAAGATGTGACAGTGTCTGGGTTGACGTCGCCTAAAGGGagcaaagaaaagaattgacaATCCACTCTCTCTTGTTCATTCAGGAATAACTCACTGGGCAACTGATAGCGCCGCGAAAACTGACGCGACACAAAGCCATGCTCGTCCTGTTTTTCCTCGTGTTTGCCTTCGACAATCACACATTTGTCAGCGACCTTGACGGTGATCTCGTTTGGTGAGAATTGCTGCACATCTAGGATAACCTCGAATTTCTCACTGTCAATGTTCAAGGTGGAGCCAGATTCCTGCTTTTGAAGGCTGTTCTTTTGCCAGGGTCGCAGGTAGCCGGATCGCAGAACAGTGGGACGAGAATTCCAAACGGAGGACATCAGATCATCTCGCCGCAATCCCTGGCCAAAGTGCTGATCCAAGAGGCGTGATGTGCGCATTGGGAAATCGAGTTCATCCCACCAGTCGCGGAACATTAGAGGCACTACAGACATCTACGTAAACACAGAGCCAATTGAAAACCAGTAAATTTCACACTATAACCGAGCCTTGTTAATCCTTCGTCTCGTACCTTTGGTTTATCCTAATTCAGCTGGTCTCCACACGCACACGTCTTTCTCTATTCGTGTTCCAAATGGTTTTGTTGGAAAAACTTGCCTGCCCACTGGGTTATATACCATAAACATCGTTCTCAATAAGAAATGTTTACATCTGTAGCgctaaaaatatgaaaatttattcgCCGTCTAATTTTAGCCAGGCGTCATACATTTTGACTTTGTTACACATACATGTATAGACaattatatagatatatatgtatatgtatgtatatatatgtacatacaaaccatacatacatacatacatatgtacatacatttctgcatattttgttattttggcTCTATTTGTTTGGGTTTGTCGGAAAACGCAGAAGCCGGGTATGACGCTGACCTATGGAATATTCTATAACATTCTCTAGACTAGATCGGCAAAACTGCCTTGATATCTTAAAGATGTCTCTACCTGTGGCCATGTTTGGGTAAAACCTCGATACATGTGAATATAtcagaatatatacatatatgaatagCTAAACAATTGTTTCTAAATCCAcccttgaaaaaaaataaattttgcaaaatgtttttccaAGTCTTCCAGAAATTCTTTTTCcaataaacatatgtatgtacataaaaattttgcaaaatcttGTATACCCCGTATTCTTGAACTctaaaaagggtatattcaaCACAAGTAAGACGGCCAGTTACTACTATCCTGACATTATATTGTCAAACGACTAACATCTCTATTGTATAGACATTTCCTTTGTGGGAATTATTTACCCCTTACATTTCTAAGATTTTTTGCTGTCTCTTCTGCTACATGTCCTTGTCCCTTGGGAAATATTAATAGTGGAAAATCACTGGTTGTTCCTATGGCAGCTATATAAAATAGCTTAGCTTACTACCACCGGGCCCTGATATCTTCTCGACGGCCCTGGAGATATACAATGACTCCAGCTTATAGAAGCCTGAATGCTGAACCCATCCCATCAGTTCCCCCTAGTACAGCTTACTGGTGAAATCCCTACTTACTAGGAAACAAGCTTAACTTACTTTGCTAACCCTTAGCAATGTCTTCATCCTTTCCTTTGGTCGATCGCCACCACTTGATGCTAGTGGTGGACATAGGAGTACCCTTAGTATAAAtaagtaaaatgtaaaaaaaattacatttttgttttattttaaacttcAATTTATTCACTTTGTTCAAAtgttctattattattatcagtACGGAATATACATAGTTGTCAAACATTCAACTTATTCAACTTATCAACCGAGGACTGCAATTGttttcggtgtttttttttcaatcttCTAATATTCCGTTCAATATACAgtttgtttataatttatcTGATGATAGGTTGAGTATCAGTGACTATTCTAACAATAAGTGTTGTCCGTTTAGGACCCAATTGAATATACCCATTTCACAAGGATATAAAAAATACGaatgcaaaattttaaattcaactCGTTTGattttatatgtaaatatatttttagttctatgcatgtacatacgtatgtatgtatacatatatatacaaactaAACTGAtgtgtttttatatttttgttttaattgacaaatatttgtatttttctaCCTGTAGAATATTTTGATACACACATTTATACGTatgtatgcatacatatgtacatacatacataatttaagcatcaaaataaatgagtttttaaattattttaagcaTCTGCTGCTGAGTCACGTCGCGCGCGTCTAGATTCTATTTGATcagataaaaatatatacatagatgtgACGTATTCAAACGGGCATTGACGAGTTGTAGGAGTGCATTTTGA encodes:
- the LOC6652256 gene encoding sulfotransferase 1 family member D1; translated protein: MPQSSFFAKSVPFDQIDKLAITGGYSSIYAAQQPNLTVVGNWEQRFCRLADTFQPVLDRVYNFEVREDDVWIVTLPKCGTTWMQELAWLLINDCDFKTAKEVDLTLRSPFLEFNGVVQNVPHDTIEAADALSSPRLIKSHLPAWLLPHQIWSKKPKIIYVYRNPKDAAISYFHHWRGMVGYQGTKADFMHSFIDGYVNFTPCWPHILDFWQLRHEAHVFFTSYEQMKENLGEVITEVARFLKRNISPRQVQHLTEHLSFESMRDNPACNHVKEFESMKAATGREVEEFRFVRRGVVGSHKDELTADLIGEFDLWSDVNLRDYKLHIDDFANYSKYNSK
- the LOC6652438 gene encoding sulfotransferase 1E1 — protein: MERELVIPKSYPINLIDKDWSKRELYFKKDSKDFLDKVHDLKVRDDDVWIVTYPKCGTTWMQELLWLLMNDCDFETALATDQEIRSPFMEFGFYTYGDADGAIQTLEDLSSPRLIKTHLPLALLPAQLWQKKAKVVYVSRNPLDALVSSYYHGLSWGFYYGQTMDQFFENEILRKRLVEETPIAHFAEFYRIRHRPWIYYTSFENMKDNLRGVIENVAEFLNKPITHEHMERLLKHLSFEQMKNNPTTNHLWERKIVNHPNAGKEDHKFVRRGKVNGYKDELKPDMIDKINCFINAELQKHDVTLENILLLKKEYNVFILSFGRSPPLDASGGHRKLKNKNKKSSPQIGRRTTLGTMREATLRLLLLIGIVLAGGCAAHLTKRSFSDQSVHGYTTERTCWWNEVCKEEFQSLFRCKCPQFSYCRSPGRYYNAYCSMTDTGYIWTQPNWDWGP
- the LOC6652437 gene encoding protein lethal(2)essential for life produces the protein MSVVPLMFRDWWDELDFPMRTSRLLDQHFGQGLRRDDLMSSVWNSRPTVLRSGYLRPWQKNSLQKQESGSTLNIDSEKFEVILDVQQFSPNEITVKVADKCVIVEGKHEEKQDEHGFVSRQFSRRYQLPSDVNPDTVTSSLSSDGLLTITAPMKQLPPPSTERLVQITQTGPSSKEDNAKKVETSTA